Genomic segment of Myxococcota bacterium:
CTGCGCGCGCACCCCTGGCCCGGCAACATCCGCGAGCTCGAGAACGCGATCGAGCGGGCGACACTGATGTGTGACGGGAGCACGCTCACGCGGCGCGACCTCCCCCCCGAGCTCGACCGGGGCGCGCCAGACGCGCCCGTGCCGGCCGGCGCGACGCCGCTGCGCGAACGCATCCGCGCGGCCACGCAGCGCATCGAGCGCGACGCGATCCTCGAAGCGCTGCGACTCACCGAGGGCAACGTCACCCGCGCCGCCAAGGAGCTCGGTCTCTCGCGCCGCGGTCTCCAGCTCAAGATGAAGGAGCTCGAGATCGACCGCGAGGGTGACTCCTAGCCCTTCTTTTTCGGCCCGATCCGCTCGCGCAGCTTCTGCGCCACCTCGGCGGGTACGAACTCGCTCACGTCGGCGCCGAAGCGCACCAGCTCGCGCACGCGCGAGGCGCTCACGTAGAACCAGCGCTCGCTCGTCATCAGGAACACGGTCTCGATCTCGGGGAACATGTGCGTATTCATCAGCGCCATCTCGAACTCGTACTCGAAGTCGGCGAGCGCGCGCAGCCCGCGAATCACGATGCGCGCGCCGATCCTGCGCAGATAGTCGACCAGGAGTGTCTGGATGATGTCGACCCGCACGTTGGGCAGTCCGCCCACGGCGTGCTTGATCATCGCCACGCGCTCGTCGACGGGGAACGTGCCGCCGCTCTTGTCGACGTTGGTCGCGACGGCCACGACCACCTCGTCGAACAGGCGCGCCGCGCGGTGGACCAGGTCGAGGTGTCCGTTCGTCATCGGATCGAAGCTCGCGGGATACACCGCGACGCGCTTCTCGCTCATTCTTCCGCCCTTCCCCGCTCCGCCCCTTCGTCGGGAGCCGTGTTGTCGTACCAGTCGAACGCCGTCTCGCCGTAGCTCTTGGTTCCCCGCAGCCGCAGCCGCCCGGTCTCGGGCTCCGCGGCGCCGCGCGTCGAGCGCTCGGCGATGACCACGGCGTCGGGATTCAGGAGCCTGGGAAGCGTCTCACATCCGAGCAGGCGTGCGAGCCAGCCGCCGCCGTAGGGCGGATCGGCGAGCACGAGGTCGAAAGCGGGGCCCTCGACCACACGCGCGCCCAGCCCGCGGGCCAGGTCGCGCTCGACGACCTCCCCGCGCCCGGCGACGCCCAGCTCCTCGAGGTTCGTGCGCAGCGCGCGCAGCGCGGCGCGCGAGCGCTCCACGAATACGGCCTCGCGCGCGCCGCGCGACAGCGCCTCGATGCCGAGCGCGCCGCTGCCGGCGAACAGGTCGAGCACGCGAGCGTCGGCCACGCGCGGTCCGAGCCAGTCGAACAGTCCGGCGCGCGCGCGCTCGGAGGTCGGTCGTGTCTCGCGGCCCGCGGCGGAGACTAGGCGTCGCCCTCGCAGCTCTCCCGCAACGACGCGCATCGAAATTCCGCTCCCCGTCTCGACGGACCGAAGCGTCGCGCACCGTATCAACAGCGCTCCGTGCAGGTCAAGGCGGCGCGCAGACCTACACCGACGGGCAACTAGCGCACGCGTCGGAAAATCACGTCGCAAATGTCTTGAACCGTCGTGTACCTTCGCTAGCATGCCCCGCTCGTCGAGGTGACATGGCTCGGTGTCACGAGTGTTCCCCGTGCCATCGCACCCTGGCGGACCCGGCAACCCACCGGCGGCGTTGAGCGAAAAAGGAGCGGCAGATGGCGGCGAAGAAGAGTCAGGGCGCCGGGAACTCGAAGGCGACGATCGAGAAGCAGAAGAAGCTCGTGTCTGCTCGCCTCGCCCAGGTTCGCGGCAGCCGCTCTCAGCGCTCCTTCGCCCGCGAGCTCGGAGTGTTTCAGCAGAACGTGAACCGCTACGAGAGCGGCACGACGCCGCACGCCGACTTCCTGATCACGCTCGCGGTCCGCGAGGGCGTCTCGCTCGATTGGCTCCTGCTCGGCAAGGGCGGCCGCTCGCGCCGCTGATCCGTCCGGTTTCCCTCGTGTGGAGCCGACTACCCACCCCGTAGGAGTCACTGCGCGCGCGTGCGTGCGCAAGACAGCGCGCTACCGCCCGCCGCGCCTTCGCTTTCGGCGCGTGAGGCCCCGCGCGGCACGGATTTTGTAGCTCCTCCGCGACGCGAACCGTCGTCGCTGGAGGTAACCGATGCGCATCGCCCTGGGGGTCCTGGTGGTCCTCCTCAACGCCGCCGACAACACCACGACCTTCCTGTGTCTGCGCGCTCCGGTCCCGGGCTACGACGTCTTCGAGGCCAACCCCGCCGCGAACTGGCTGTTCGGCACGATGGGCCTGGTCCCGGGTCTGGTGTTCGAGATGGTGGTGACGACGCTGGCCGTCGCGTTCCTGGTCGCCACGAGTCACGTGCCGCCGCGCATCAAGCTCGCGCTCCTGGTCGTCCTGGCCGCCTTGCCCGCCTGGGCGGCCGTCAACAACGCACTGGTGATCCACAGCACCGCGCTGCCGATCGCGTGGAGCTAGCCCGCATGCAGAGACCCAAGCTCGCGATCGTGGTCCTGTCTCTCTGCTGCGCGCTGTCGTGCTCGCTGCGCCACGACGTGCCGACGCCCGACCCGTCCGAGCCGCAGGCCGTCGCCACGGCGCCGACGCCCGAGGCGCAGACCACCGCCGAGATCGAGACACTCCTGTCCGGCTACATGACCGGGCTCGCGCCGTTCGAGCTGCGCCGCACCGCCCAGGCGATCGTGCGCGAGTCGAAGCGCAACCGCATCGACGTGCGCCTGGTGCTCGCGGTCATGAACACCGAGAGCGGTTACTACAACTTCGCGCGCTCGCCCGTGGGCGCGCTCGGCCTGATGCAGATCATGCCCGCGACCGGCGAGATGCTCGCCGACGAGGCCGGCGTCGACTGGTCGGGCCCGGACGACCTGTTCGCGCCCGAGCTCAACGTGCGGCTCGGCACGCGCTATCTCGCGATCCTGCACGCGCGCTACGGCACCTGGCAGAAGGCGCTCGCCGCCTACAACTGGGGCCCGGCCGCGATCGACAAGAGACTCGCCGACGGCGACCGCGTGCCCGAGGTGTACGTGCAACAGGTCTACGCGCGCCTGAAGTGAGTCACTCGCTGGGCGGAGGGGCCTCC
This window contains:
- the coaD gene encoding pantetheine-phosphate adenylyltransferase, giving the protein MSEKRVAVYPASFDPMTNGHLDLVHRAARLFDEVVVAVATNVDKSGGTFPVDERVAMIKHAVGGLPNVRVDIIQTLLVDYLRRIGARIVIRGLRALADFEYEFEMALMNTHMFPEIETVFLMTSERWFYVSASRVRELVRFGADVSEFVPAEVAQKLRERIGPKKKG
- a CDS encoding helix-turn-helix domain-containing protein, which produces MAAKKSQGAGNSKATIEKQKKLVSARLAQVRGSRSQRSFARELGVFQQNVNRYESGTTPHADFLITLAVREGVSLDWLLLGKGGRSRR
- the rsmD gene encoding 16S rRNA (guanine(966)-N(2))-methyltransferase RsmD translates to MLAKVHDGSRHLRRDFPTRALVARRCRSARRLDLHGALLIRCATLRSVETGSGISMRVVAGELRGRRLVSAAGRETRPTSERARAGLFDWLGPRVADARVLDLFAGSGALGIEALSRGAREAVFVERSRAALRALRTNLEELGVAGRGEVVERDLARGLGARVVEGPAFDLVLADPPYGGGWLARLLGCETLPRLLNPDAVVIAERSTRGAAEPETGRLRLRGTKSYGETAFDWYDNTAPDEGAERGRAEE
- a CDS encoding lytic transglycosylase domain-containing protein yields the protein MQRPKLAIVVLSLCCALSCSLRHDVPTPDPSEPQAVATAPTPEAQTTAEIETLLSGYMTGLAPFELRRTAQAIVRESKRNRIDVRLVLAVMNTESGYYNFARSPVGALGLMQIMPATGEMLADEAGVDWSGPDDLFAPELNVRLGTRYLAILHARYGTWQKALAAYNWGPAAIDKRLADGDRVPEVYVQQVYARLK